A part of Vespertiliibacter pulmonis genomic DNA contains:
- a CDS encoding TnsA endonuclease N-terminal domain-containing protein — MAKTKSSFSDVQIARRIKDGRGQGHGKNYSPWLTVQEVPSLGRSHRVYSHKTERVHHLLSDLELAVFLSLEWENSVLDIREQFPLLLSDTKQIALDNGIKHPAIRGVDQVMSTDFLVDSKDKQFAIQVKPAIALQDERTLEKLELERRYWQQKQIPWFIFTDKEIDSVVKENIEWLYSAKTEIVSAELLAQLPTLASILQDNGDKNIITACKQVDIAYGLELGKTLSEIRTLTANGFIKINIYKPFRSNNCMDLWIGQVVNTEELLYVAN; from the coding sequence ATGGCTAAAACAAAGTCTTCATTCTCTGATGTACAAATTGCCCGTCGTATTAAAGATGGGCGGGGTCAGGGGCATGGCAAGAATTATAGTCCATGGTTAACAGTACAAGAAGTCCCTTCCTTGGGCCGTTCTCACCGTGTTTATTCTCATAAAACTGAACGAGTTCATCATTTACTCTCTGATTTAGAACTTGCTGTTTTTCTCAGCCTTGAGTGGGAGAATAGCGTGTTGGATATACGGGAACAGTTTCCTTTGCTACTTAGTGACACCAAACAAATTGCATTAGATAATGGAATTAAACATCCTGCTATTCGTGGTGTGGACCAGGTTATGTCTACTGATTTTTTGGTAGATAGTAAAGATAAACAGTTTGCTATTCAAGTTAAGCCTGCTATTGCTCTACAAGATGAACGTACTTTAGAAAAATTAGAGCTAGAGCGCCGTTATTGGCAGCAGAAGCAAATTCCTTGGTTCATTTTTACTGATAAAGAAATAGATTCTGTTGTAAAAGAAAATATTGAGTGGCTTTATTCAGCTAAAACTGAAATAGTTTCTGCAGAACTTTTAGCACAACTCCCAACATTGGCTTCTATCTTGCAAGACAATGGGGATAAAAATATTATCACTGCCTGCAAACAGGTAGATATTGCTTATGGTTTAGAACTCGGTAAAACATTGAGTGAAATTAGGACATTAACTGCAAATGGGTTTATTAAAATCAATATTTATAAGCCTTTTAGATCAAATAATTGTATGGACCTATGGATTGGCCAAGTAGTCAATACGGAGGAGTTATTATATGTGGCAAATTAA